TAAGTCTACAGTCAGCGCTAAGCACGACGGtgtcaactcaccttggccAGTTGGTCGCCTGGAAGCCCTCGAACGGCGTGTAGTCGATGGAGTGATGCAGCTTATCGTTGCTAATTTCCTCTTGGATCGTGCCATTGGGAAACCATATGACTATATCCGCATCCATTCCTGGAGCGATAGAGCCTTTACGATGTTGTAGACCATACAGATGAGCTGGCTGGGTAGATGTGACTTCAACGAATCGCTGAACAGTGACTGTAAGAGGTCAGTACGAAGCAAATACAAAGGAGGATTGGTAGTACTCACTGCGCTCTTTCTCGACTCCATACGTCATCAACAGCGGCAGTCTCGTCTCCACGCCTGGCAGTCCGTTGGGCACCTTTGTGAAGTCCGCTTTTCCACTCTCCAACCCCTTCTTTTTACCCTTTGGATGATCGAAGGCACTCGGACAGTGATCACTAGAGAAAGTGGTAACTGTCCCGTTTATCATTCCCTTCCACACGGCATCGAGGTCATCTTTACTCTCCCTCAACGGGGGCGAGCAAATCAACTTGGCTCCTTCAAACCCGTCGTCCtccgccttctcttctgcaCTGTGGGAGCAACCGCATCCTCCATGGCCTGACGATCGCATAGCATCTGCTAGCATGAGGAGATATTGCGGACAAGTCTCGGCGAAGATGGGCTGAAGATCGTTCTGCGCTGTTCGGATACGAGACATGGCGGCCGATGAGGAGAcgtggacgatgagaatcggagaggagacgagattgCTCAGACATATCGCTCGATTGGTGGCTTCCGCCTCTGCCAGTGGTGTCCTGGCGATGGCATGATGATGTGGCTCGGTCAAGTCGTTGTCTCGAAGGTGGTCAATGACTCTGTCGGAAAAGATTATCAGCCCGTCCGTGATCCAGATTGGCTAAACGCACAGTTGGACCATATCATCATTCTCCGCGTGGATCATGAGGGTCATGCCCAACTTCCTAGTCCTCAGCATGATCTCCAACATATCACGATCTCCCACTCGTCTAGCCTCGTACGTCATGTAAACCTGCAATTTATCGTATCCTGCAATCAGTAACTGCAATTCTCTCCTAGTGCTCCCTAAGCCAACTCACTTTGATACTGCTGattccctccttctcgaatAACACCGgtatctcctcgtccaggaTGGCCTTGGTCGGATTTGTCAGGATGACATGGAATCCATAATCACACCATGTTCCATCCTTGGATGCCCTCCTATGATATTCTTCGACTAAAGGATACAGGCTCTTGTCATGCCGTTGTTGATTCGCGAATGcaatgatggtggtggttcCTCCAGCGATGGCAGATCTCGTCCCAGACTCGAACGTGTCTCCTGTATCGTCCCCTGGTGCGACTTGCAACTGTTGGAGATGTACATGGGTGTCGATCCCTCCTGGCGTGATGTACGCTCCTTTCGCATCGATGTACCGCTTGCTGGCATCATGCGGAAGTGGACCGGCTTGGATGCAGACGATCTTTTCGTCTTGGATACCTATCCAGGTGTCGGGGCTCGAGACGTGTGAGGTAGAGACGATTTGTCCgttgtggatgatgaggtcgtACATGTTCTTTTAGCTAAAGATGACTTTCCCACTGCGGCTGCGGACAATTGAGGAATGTATCACCGCATGAAGAACTCGTCTGACAAGGACAGcgctcctcctctgtcaACTACTCGTGGTGGGAGGAGGCCTCAACGCCagtcgaagatgatgaagtgCGTTCAGACGGGTGTAACCGACCCGATGATCCCGAATCGCTTCCTCCCGAATATGTCCTTCGGGATCGCTTCATCTCCGAcaaatgatgatgagcatGTCCGGGCGATGCGGATGTCAAACGACCGAAGCAGCGATAACAAGCTGAAATGAGTCTGTCTTCTGAAATCGACCAATCCACCTGGAACATCACTTCGAGATGAACACAGACACGTATGGACCTCGAGATCTGGTAGGCTATGGACCAATCCCACCCAAGTAAGCTGCAGACAGGTGCGAGTCTGACCGCCTAACGCTTTACTGATTGCTTAGTGCTGCATGGCCTAACGGCGCGAAGATAGCTATCCAGGTCGTGCTGAACTACGGCAAGTCATCTGTCACTCTGCCTTGGGCATACGCTGATTCCTCGTAGAGGAAGGATCGGAATCAACAATTGTGAATGGGGATCCTCGCTCGGAAAGATTGGCAAGCGAGCTGGGACCTGGGTGTCAAGCACTTGAAGGGACCCGGAACGTCAACATTGAATCGCTGTATGAGGTAGGTTCGCCGTCATATCCCTCCTGAATGACACATTGACACATACACCTGCTTCAGTACGGCTCAAAAGCGGGTGTCTGGCGGATCCTTCGTCTGCTCAAGGAGTACGGCGTGAAATGTACGAGCTATATGATTGGAATGGCTCTGTTGCAGAACCCTCAAGTCGGTGAATGGCTGGTGAAAGATGGACACGAGAttgcgaggtgagtcaagctCTATCCTGCAGGAAAGGCAAAGGCTGAAGTCTTGTAGTCACGgctggaggtggatcgATCGAAGTGAatggacagaagaggaggaagtggagaaTGTCCGAAAAACAATCAAAGGTGAGGGTTGCATCGCGTACTTGACGAATTTGGGCTGAAGTAGGTCTTCCCCAGCCATCAAGGATATCGGCGGCAAACCACCGGTCGGCTGGTACTATGGTATGGTCCAAAGCAGGGCGGGAGTGAGATCCAGAGCATTGGTGGTCAAGACCTTTGCGGAGGAGGGCTTGCCTCTGAAGTACTACAGCGACGATTACAGCGACGATCTGCCTCACTATGTGCCTACGCCTGGGGGAGTGGATGTCAAGGGCCTGTTGGTTATACCTTATGCGTGAGTTTGCTATAGTCTGGAAAGTCTGCTGTTTCGACCGTTTGTAGCGCTAACATTGGTCAATGTCTCCTCTGTCTCCTCCTTGTGCTATCTCCACCTATCGCCACCCTGTGATGCCATGCTCTCGCCCAATTCATGTCACATCCCTCCTGTCCCCGACAGCCTCGACACGAATGACTACAAGGACGGCAATCAcaactctttcctctccccGGACAACTTTGCCTCATACCTCATCGGTGCATTCGATGAGCTGTACAAGGAAGGCTGTGAGGGATCACCCAAGATGATGTCTGTGGGTCTTCACGCGCGACTGGTGGGCCGGCCGGGCAGGATCGCTGGATTGAGAAAGTTTTTCGAGCACGTCAAGAAGCATGAGGACGTCTGGTTCGCTActcgagaggagattgcAGATCACTGGAGGGAGAAGCATCCGTATCAAGGTGGTTCATAGCATAGCATAGAAAGAATGCACGTAGTCTGTGGACAGACTGGACGATTTCCACGTCATCACATGGGTGCAATATGGTGTCAAACGCCATCAACCCAAGTCAAcattcctttcctttccctctgtTCAATGTCagtctcttcttcacaccTCCATTCGTTGCCTCATGGCCGACATCGCTTCCACTCTACCTCTTGAGACTGCCTCCATCCACCATGCCTATGGGAAATTCCGGAGATATGTTCACCGGACACCACTGCTCACAAACAAAACCATAGACCGTATCGCTTCGAGTAACGCCGGCTCAGGTCCTGATCCAAGttcaacatcttcttcaaatGCGAGAACTACCAACGCATAGGCGCCTTCAAGGCAAGAGGTGCATTCCATGCTGTCACGCATCTGATCGAGGTTATGGGTCTGGATGAGTTGCGCAGAAGAGGACTCGTGACACACTCTTCAGGTGAGCTTACCATCACAAAAGGTTGATGAGTGCCATCTTGCTGACCAAGCGAAGGCAATCATGCTCAGGCATTAGCTCTGGCCGCTTCCACCTTTGATATACCGGCCCACATCGTCATGCCAGAGATATCCACTCCTTCAAAGATCGCTGGGACTCGAGCATACACCGAACTCATTCGGTTCAGCGGGTCGACTAGTcaggaaagagaagaagttgtCGCGCAAGTCATCGCTGAGACCGGAGCCGTCCTCGTCCCTCCCTACGACCATCCTGACATCATCCTTGGTCAAGGCACAGCCTCGCTCGAGCTATACGAACAATACAACAGCCAACAAGCGGAAGGAGGCGTCGAGTCGACGCTGAAGGTCGTTCTTGCACCGCtcggaggaggtggacTGTTGTCTGGGACtgctgtcttcttctccgacaAACCGGGGACCGCTGTCATCGGTTGCGAGCCATCTTATCAAGGCGGGAATGACGGAGAACGTGGTCTGAATGCAGTTCCTCCCACCAGGATTGAGACCGTGAAGACGCTCACAATAGCCGACGGACTCCGCACACCGGTCGGAGCTATTCCGTGGGATGTTTTCACGTCCGGTTCTTCTACCAAACCGAAGTATCTCGAAGGGGTGTATAGCGTGccggaggaagagatcaaagaAGCAACACGGCtggtgatggagaggatgaaggtgttCATAGAACCGAGCGCTGCGGTACCACTCGCGGTTGTCCTGTACAATCAAAAGTTCCGAAGATGGGTGTATGAGCGGCAACAAGCTGAAGGCACAGAATGTTGGGACATTGTGATCATCCTGTCAGGAGGGAACACTACCATTGAGGCTCTCATTGGGATCTTTGGCGATGTCAGAGATGCGGACACCCAAAGAGCAGAGGGTGTCGTTGCGTCCGACGGTTCCACCACGGTGGAGAACGTCGCAGGGTGACAAGGTGTATGCATGTTCGTACGGATCGCAGTCTGGCTGGCGTAGGCAACACCTCGAACATGCATGCAGGCGAAGTAAGCCGTGAAAACGATGGAGCTTTACCCGCTTAAGACCTGAACTTGAACATCTGATTTTGGATGCGCaagtgaaggagatgacgTTCAATTATAGAGGCTGTTCACATGTttcaatctcatcatcgcatTTCAATCATGCTTGTCATTCACCCTCAATCTTCGCACCATACATCTCTCGACTCACGACACCATGTCGGACGAGAAAGAGCTCCCACCGCAGTACTCAATGCATGAGTTGCATACCACAAAACATGGGGTGACCTTGCGTGTACCTGCTAGGTCTTATCAGCCAGGAGACAACATAccgatcatcgtctccggatcatcatctgccTTCGCCTCCTGGTCCGGTGACGCGACTTGTGTCCTGGAAGGGGCGAGCTCAGCTGCGTTGATGGGGAAATCGCGATACCAGGTACATGAGTCGAAGTGTTCCATTGTATCCAGCTTACAATTTATGTAGGCGGGACAAATTGCCAATGCAGGATTGGGCGGCGGGGGAGCTATGGCTATCACTTCACGCGAGGAACATGTGTTCGCTTCGACGTCCACCACCTTGGAGCTGTCtcagatcaaggagaaggcggaaaACGGGGAGATGTTACTACAAGCGAGCTTGAATATCCCGATTGAAAGAACTTGTGGGTGTGATGGCCCACGAACGAAAGGAATCATGCCCACTGTGCCAACaatggatgagatgagagcGGACCACAGCTCTGTGAAGTGGAAAATGACGgtcgagatcaagaggaaAGGATTGATCAAACGGGATATCAAGTGAGTTGACCCCGACTTTTCGCGATCAAGTAAGCTAAGTCTCGCAGGCTGTCCCTCGAGATCCCTGTCATGCTACCTCCCGTCGCACTGCCCGATACTGGTCTAAGCAATTCGGCGTCATCTGTTACCACCTTCGATGCTGTCACGCCTCCCATCCTCACCGCTCATCTCACGCTCCTTCCACCAAAACCATCGAAACCCCTATCAATCCCGTTCCGGATCCGCGTCTCCACatcgcctcctccttgcaTGGTATCGGCAGACGACTTGTTTCCCAAGGGCAAGATGAGGGTAGTCTTCTATCTGTCACAGCAGACCTGGACCATGGGTATCGCTCAGTCCCGATTTGGCGATGCCGGCGGGTTCAATTGGGCTGGCGTGCGGACACGAGCAGTCACTCCCGTCGTGtgcggtggaggaggaggcaaaGATCTTGAACTCGAAGGAGAGTATGACCTGCACGCAGAGGAAAGGAGTGCCGACGGCTGCGGTTTGTCAATACACGTGCGTTGTCCCTCTGATCCATTCGGACGCAGCTGATGTTCTTGTAGTGGTTATCACACGCGAGTGTGCAATGGGATCATTTGCCGGGCCTCCTTGTGGTTTCTATACCAGTCAATCTTCCACCCGCGGTAGCGCAGCGGTGACTGTTGATCCGACCATGTGTTGTAATAACATGTGATGATGCTCTGATGCGTACCTTTGGTTGCTCGCTCACTCgctccctccctccccgGAACCAGCAGATTGACTGCATGTCCCAGTCGATGGACGCACGAGACGTGACGGGATGGCGTCGGAATCCCCCTGACatgatgatctgatcgaCCAGTAAACAAGCAGAGGGAGCCGAATCCGGACAAAAGTTGCGGTAACTTTAAATTTCGGTCCCCTATATTTAGACAGATGAGAGTCTCGCTTCTTTCAGAAACAAATAAAggcagatgaagatgcaAGCTATATATTGATTGGATGCTTGACAGTTGTCTCGAGTTCTTGGTAGTCTGATACGACACTGCATGTGCACAACCTCGTTGATTCATCACGCGAAGAAACAAAATGAAGCTCGAATTCGTGGTGGCTTCagctctcgctcttcaaGCCGTATCGGGgcatggtgagtcactgAAATCTTTAGGAAGTTTCGGTGCTCACTGACCGCTGTCTGCTACAGCTATTGATAGACGCGCAAGCCCGGTGAAGAACAATGGCAAAAGGGGTCTATCATTCAACCAAGCCAATCTCACTGCACCGTTCTCGCTCTCCGGTCAGAACTCATTGGTATCATGGGCGTATAACTGGGCGGAAGCACAGACGGGATCCGGTTTCAACTCAGCACTGGAGTTCGTTCCCATGTTGTGGAGCAACGCCGCGGATCTCCTCGCCAACTGGAAGACGAACGCTCAGAAGGGTATCGACAACGGTGCAACCGCGTTGCTAGCTTTCAATGAGCCCGATTTCTGTACTCCCAACTGGGAGTCAGCCTGTATGAGCGTCAACACCTCGGTGCAGACGTACAAACAATACATGCAACCTTTCGCAGGCAAAGCGCTTCTCGGCTCACCAGCGGTGACCAATCAAGGCAGTCCTGGTGGACTCACCTATCTCGAGAACTTCATCGGTAATTGCACGGGATGCACGATCGACTTCATCGTCTTACACTGGTATTCGAACAAATGGGCTGGAGCGAATTATCTCATGTCCCATGTCGAAGCGGCCCGAAAGGTTGCTGGTGGCAGACCTATATGGATCACCGAGTTCGGACTCGATAACAGTGATGGGACATACACTCAGGACGACTTGCACTCTTTCCTGAAGACCGTTCTCCCATGGCTGGATGCGCAACCCGACGTCCATCGGTACGCGTATTTCATGGACACCCCGGGCATGCTCATCAACTCTGCTGGGACGGGCCTGAGTGATACAGGGGTATTGTACAACAACTACACTACGGCTACGGCATCCACTGCGAAGTCAACTTTTGCCaattcctcatccacaaAATTATCCATGTCTAGCGCTTCCATCAAGCCGTCCTCCTCTGTCATTTCTTCTGCGAAGTCTTCAATGGCTGCACCATCAGCGAAATCATCATTGACAAGCTCGATCTCAATCAAACCTTCGACAacgacttcttcctctgtccGGCTCTCGTCAACAAGCACTGTCAAGTCGACTTCCGTCATCCCGACCGCTGGGAGCAGCTCCTTGGCAAAGGTGTCCGTGGTGTCAAGCGCGATCGCCAAAAGCTCAGCCgctcccatctccaccagcAAGGCGACAGGCGCCTCATCGCCGATCGCCAAGGCGGTGTCATCCAGTAAAGCAGGAGTTCTCTCCGCGCATCTGGTGTCGAGTACATCTGTATCTGCGGCGAGATCTTTCATTACATCTTCCGTCCacacatcctcttcatcgatctcctcgtccaaaGCCCCGACAACGTCAGCTTCTAGTAGACCTAGAGCATTAAATAATAATTGAAACGTCAGACTGTCTTGATAGAGCTTCGAAGAGACGTGGAGTCGACATTGATGACCGTGGAACATCGTATCATACAACTCTAACGCTCAGCACCGTACATGCATTGATATCATTATCTTACAAGACCCGTCACGGGTGTCACGACGCGCCTTAGGCTCAATGAAACACTTGCGTCGGTTTACGAGAAAGCAACGCTTCCCGTGAACACGATCAGAGTCATTTCGCTCCGCACCAGTGAGAAGTTCAGACGCGGGTAATCAAATCAGCGTCGATGCTCCTGCGCAACAAACGTTCTCTGACGTTGAGTCTGATCGTGAGGGCTGATCTTGGCATCATCAGGCGAAAGTCTGGTCTGTCAAAGTGACTTGAGCAGCGCGACAGAGCGACCATGCTGCACTATCAGATATTCGATCATAGGTACAAGATCAATTTAGGAGCGACTAAGATCGTCACCACTCGGCGCCAGCCTGGTCTCATCAGGTCATGATCAGCCCGATTGACGAAACACCTTCTCCAATTGCAAACCTTTTCAGGTTCTCGATCGGCTTGGTTCTTCACGCTACCATCGATCGGCCTGACTCATAGGGCCTGACAGGCTAACAAGACGTTGACGCGTATATGCCCTCAATTGAAACCGGTAGAACAT
This sequence is a window from Kwoniella newhampshirensis strain CBS 13917 chromosome 5, whole genome shotgun sequence. Protein-coding genes within it:
- a CDS encoding dihydropyrimidinase, whose translation is MYDLIIHNGQIVSTSHVSSPDTWIGIQDEKIVCIQAGPLPHDASKRYIDAKGAYITPGGIDTHVHLQQLQVAPGDDTGDTFESGTRSAIAGGTTTIIAFANQQRHDKSLYPLVEEYHRRASKDGTWCDYGFHVILTNPTKAILDEEIPVLFEKEGISSIKVYMTYEARRVGDRDMLEIMLRTRKLGMTLMIHAENDDMVQLVIDHLRDNDLTEPHHHAIARTPLAEAEATNRAICLSNLVSSPILIVHVSSSAAMSRIRTAQNDLQPIFAETCPQYLLMLADAMRSSGHGGCGCSHSAEEKAEDDGFEGAKLICSPPLRESKDDLDAVWKGMINGTVTTFSSDHCPSAFDHPKGKKKGLESGKADFTKVPNGLPGVETRLPLLMTYGVEKERITVQRFVEVTSTQPAHLYGLQHRKGSIAPGMDADIVIWFPNGTIQEEISNDKLHHSIDYTPFEGFQATNWPR